A single Venturia canescens isolate UGA chromosome 1, ASM1945775v1, whole genome shotgun sequence DNA region contains:
- the LOC122412653 gene encoding vitellogenin receptor-like, with translation MSFIRYTISIWTCLLLITEIEAYFCGEEGMIIYSNDTQIRELCLEQQQNELFLETLSKRFLGVAASANPRVVYWSSVDVNRPTIMRTREGPFVPEDVIADIGLGNPEKLAVDWVTGNVYFMDSSKNLMGVCTEDGSCCTSILNSTAVTLGGLVLDPKSGDIFWSDNGENPAIWRAGMDGSEPKTFLSEGLGQPKGLAIDYSKERLYWIDWKSETVESVSLGGKDRQRLLQTKGKRLHSIAIFKGKLYWSDWDANTLESMDLATGANRSVIARGFINGMDIYHSSLKPTLPNPCENTNCSQICLLARNSGYSCACKLGHRLNSDLHTCSPINQVPHLAIAATNSIIHYHEEIIGKARIEATVVPILMSRIAYNRKTDNLIVDDQYTNFLYSVDPANSEIRHLTPINSKYFGGIAVKPEGTDIFSAASGLREIHRIREDDTGIFSFPDEPHEILSIPGFQKIFVVFKTGGSKFRIDWVQIVLPDLETVVDTFTGTKVSLAYDLYSSRLYFAEEESGSIQSISVKNVICDRGDLDRRLLGSKVGKPVSLAVSNGKLYWTNRDSNVLNWMDLDDSNREIKSTMLLRYAPSGILDITSVGNITLPDKISCSTGS, from the exons ATGTCGTTTATACGATATACGATTTCAATATGGACGTGTTTGCTGCTCATCACTGAAATCGAGGCATATTTCTGTG GTGAGGAAGGAATGATTATCTACTCCAACGACACGCAGATTCGTGAGCTTTGTCTTGAGCAACAGCAAAACGAGCTTTTCTTAGAAACTCTGTCAAAACGATTCTTAGGAGTTGCAGCTTCTGCCAATCCACGTGTCGTTTACTGGTCAAGTGTAGACGTGAATAGGCCGACGATAATGCGGACTCGAGAGGGTCCCTTTGTTCCTGAAGATGTCATTGCGGACATTG gtctCGGCAATCCTGAAAAATTGGCAGTGGATTGGGTTACGGGAAACGTATATTTCATGGATAGTTCTAAAAATCTGATGGGTGTCTGCACAGAAGATGGATCTTGTTGCACATCGATATTGAACTCGACTGCAGTTACGCTGGGTGGTTTGGTACTCGATCCAAAAAGTGGCGACATATTTTGGAGCGACAACGGGGAAAATCCTGCCATATGGCGAGCTGGGATGGACGGCAGTGAGCCGAAAACGTTTCTGTCGGAGGGTCTCGGCCAGCCGAAAGGTTTGGCGATAGATTATTCGAAGGAGCGTTTGTACTGGATCGATTGGAAATCCGAGACCGTCGAATCGGTGAGTCTCGGTGGAAAAGACCGTCAACGCTTGTTACAAACGAAGGGCAAGCGACTTCACTCGATAGCGATATTTAAGGGTAAATTGTATTGGAGCGATTGGGACGCGAATACCCTTGAATCGATGGACCTCGCTACTGGAGCTAATCGCAGCGTTATAGCACGGGGATTCATCAACGGCATGGACATTTACCACTCTTCGCTGAAACCAACATTGCCGAATCCTTGCGAAAACACGAATTGCTCTCAAATTTGCCTTCTCGCTCGAAATAGTGGGTACAGTTGTGCCTGCAAACTCGGACACAGATTGAACTCCGATTTGCACACCTGCAGCCCGATCAACCAAGTCCCACATTTGGCGATCGCTGCGACTAATAGCATCATTCACTATCACGAAGAAATCATCGGGAAAGCTCGAATCGAAGCAACTGTCGTGCCAATACTCATGAGCCGAATTGCCTACAATCGTAAAACCGATAATCTCATCGTTGACGATCAGTACACCAATTTTTTGTACAGTGTCGATCCTGCAAACAGCGAAATTCGTCACTTGACACCGATTAACAGCAAGTACTTTGGCGGCATCGCTGTCAAACCCGAAGGCACTGACATTTTTTCGGCTGCCTCCGGTCTCCGCGAAATTCATCGAATTAGAGAAGACGACACAGGCATATTTTCTTTCCCGGATGAACCACACGAAATTTTGTCTATTCCtggatttcaaaaaatctttgtcgTTTTCAAAACGGGAGGGTCAAAATTTCGCATTGACTGGGTACAAATAGTCTTACCTGATTTGGAAACTGTTGTAGACACGTTTACGGGGACCAAAGTATCATTAGCTTATGACCTATATTCTTCGAGGCTGTACTTTGCGGAAGAGGAATCTGGAAGCATCCAGTCTATTTCTGTCAAAAACGTCATATGCGATCGAGGAGACCTGGACAGACGATTGTTAGGCAGCAAAGTCGGTAAACCCGTGAGCCTCGCAGTTTCAAATGGTAAACTCTATTGGACCAACCGTGATTCGAATGTTTTGAACTGGATGGATTTGGATGATAGTAATCGAGAGATCAAAAGTACAATGCTTTTGAGGTACGCACCGTCTGGAATATTGGATATCACATCAGTTGGAAATATTACACTTCCAGATAAAATATCTTGTTCGACTGGTTCttaa
- the LOC122412670 gene encoding vitellogenin receptor-like, with the protein MSFLQYTISLWTCFLVIARIEASVCDGKWSIIYSLEDEIRQHCFEANYDIQITKKFSGRPARVAVAAFTKTVYWLNIEANKKRIMKTDGYSNIVIIDDGLVTPEELAVDFVTRNIYFMDVSEKYMGVCTEDGSYCTKILNSTTDTPGGLVLNPKKGEMFWSDYGQNPAIWQAGMDGSEEKTILTENLGCPKGLTIDYSTERLYWIDSKLKTVESMDLNGNDRQRLLQTKDKRLHSLAIFKDQLYWSDWSTNIIESIDLATGGDRTIIVDATKLIYDMKVYDPEFESTLPNPCENANCSQICLLAPEDRYRCACKLDYELNSSDLHTCSPKNEAPHLVIAADDKIIHYYEGIVGKARIKKIPMPIHISRIAYNWKTGNLVADDKFTSFLYSIEPESNEIGRLTPVNSKYFSGIDINSKDNEIFSVVPGPREVHQFAQGTTRIYSFPYEPYEILCIPGFDKFFVVFKTGISQFRIDLISHSDDPYKSITVIPKILSGGKISLAYDENSSTLYFAEETSGRIESFSVRKIVCDLTFDRRVLGSNVGNPVSLAVLNGKLYWTNGNSNVLNWIDLDDYNREIKSTKLPISSSFRILDIASVGNTTHRILSC; encoded by the exons ATGTCGTTTTTACAATACACGATTTCATTATGGACGTGTTTCCTGGTTATTGCTAGAATCGAAGCAAGCGTCTGCG ATGGGAAATGGTCGATTATCTACTCTTTAGAGGACGAGATTCGTCAGCATTGTTTCGAGGCAAACTACGATATAcaaatcacgaaaaaattttcgggACGACCCGCAAGAGTTGCGGTGGCTGCCTTTACAAAAACTGTTTATTGGCTGAATATAGAGGCCAACAAAAAGAGGATAATGAAAACTGATGGGTACTCCAATATAGTGATCATAGATGACG gcctTGTCACACCCGAAGAATTGGCGGTGGATTTCGTTACGAGAAACATATATTTCATGGATGTATCTGAAAAGTACATGGGAGTCTGTACAGAAGATGGATCATATTGCACAAAAATATTAAACTCAACTACCGATACACCAGGTGGTTTAGTTCTTAATCCGAAGAAAGGAGAGATGTTCTGGAGCGATTATGGGCAAAATCCTGCCATATGGCAAGCTGGAATGGACGGAAGTGAGGAAAAAACTATTCTGACGGAAAATCTTGGTTGCCCAAAAGGTTTGACAATAGATTATTCGACGGAGCGTTTGTACTGGatcgattcaaaattgaagACCGTGGAATCGATGGATCTTAATGGGAATGATCGTCAACGTCTTTTGCAAACAAAGGACAAGCGACTTCACTCGTTGGCGATATTCAAAGATCAATTATATTGGAGCGATTGGTCGACGAACATAATTGAATCAATAGACCTTGCCACCGGGGGTGATCGCACAATCATCGTCGACGCAACGAAGTTGATCTACGACATGAAAGTTTATGATCCTGAGTTCGAATCAACATTGCCGAATCCTTGCGAAAACGCAAATTGCTCTCAAATTTGTCTTCTCGCCCCAGAAGACAGGTATAGATGTGCCTGCAAACTTGACTACGAATTGAACTCCTCCGATTTGCATACCTGCAGTCCGAAGAACGAGGCACCACATCTGGTGATCGCTGCAGATGATAAAATCATTCACTATTATGAAGGAATCGTCGGGAAAGCTCGAATCAAAAAGATTCCAATGCCAATACACATTAGTCGGATCGCTTACAATTGGAAAACCGGAAATTTGGTCGCCGACGATAAGTTCACCTCTTTTCTATATAGCATCGAACCTGAAAGCAATGAAATTGGACGGTTAACACCTGTGAACAGCAAGTATTTCAGTGGCATCGATATTAATTCCAAAGATAATGAGATTTTTTCGGTTGTTCCGGGTCCTCGTGAggttcaccaatttgcacaAGGCACCACACGTATCTATTCTTTTCCCTATGAACCATACGAAATTTTGTGTATTCCTggatttgacaaatttttcgtcgttttcaaAACGGGAATCTCACAGTTCCGAATTGATTTGATATCACATTCTGATGACCCATACAAATCGATAACTGTTATACCAAAGATCTTGAGTGGGGGAAAAATATCACTAGCTTATGACGAAAATTCTTCGACGTTGTACTTTGCGGAAGAGACATCAGGAAGGATCGAAtctttttctgttcgaaagaTCGTATGTGATCTGACCTTTGATAGACGAGTGTTAGGTTCGAACGTCGGGAACCCTGTAAGTCTTGCAGTTTTAAATGGTAAACTTTATTGGACCAATGGTAATTCGAATGTTTTGAACTGGATCGATTTGGATGATTATAATCGGGAGATTAAAAGTACGAAGCTTCCGATCTCCAGTTCTTTTAGGATATTAGACATCGCATCAGTTGGAAACACTACACACCGAATATTATCTTGTTGA